The Nitrosomonas sp. PY1 genomic sequence CGATTAACCAAACCTATTCGGCCTCGTTTACCAATCCTTATTTCACAATCAACGGCGTGAGCTTGGGTTTCGATGTTTACAAGCGTGATATCGATACCCGGCCGCTGAAGTCGTTTGCGGAATTTAAGACCGAAACAACCGGTGCCGGTATTCGTTTAGGGGTACCGATCGCGGAAAACGATATTGTATCGTTTGGCTTGGCGGCGGAAAATACGCATATTACTACTACGAATAAAAGTCCAAAACGTTATACAGACTTTACTCACGAGTTTGGCAATTCCACTAATAATTTCCCGTTTACTGTAAGCTGGGCGCGTGATCGCCGCGACAGTGCGATTTGGACGACTTCCGGAACGACTCATCGCTTATTTGCTGAGGTTAGTGTACCTGGTGGAGACTTGAATTATTATAAAGTCAGTTATCATCAAAAGTGGTTTTATCCTATTAATGATTTCTTTACTCTGATGTTGAATGGTGAAGCGGGTTATGGGGATGGTTATACTGGAAAACCTATGCCTTTCTTCAAGAATTTTTTCGCAGGTGGAAATACTTCTGTGCGAGGTTACGATTTGAATACGCTGGGGCCTCGTGACGATGTTAGTAACTTAAGTGCGGGAGGAGGCGTTACCACTAATTCTCGTTTTTTTGCGATTGGTGCAAGCAGACGGGTGGTGGGTAATGTGGAACTCATGTTTCCAGTACCTTTTATGAAAGATGACCGGTCATTGCGTTTAGGTTTATTTTTAGATGGTGGAACGGTATTCAATCACTTTAGTGAATTGAATAATCTCATGCGTTATTCGGCTGGTATCGCAGTGACTTGGGTTTCTCCGATGGGACCGCTGAAAGTCAGCCTTGCGCAACCTTTAAATGATAAACCAGAAGATAATATACAACGATTCCAGTTTATGTTTGGCCAGCAATTTTAGGGCGATCAGGCTATTGATTTCAATAAAACAAAGATGGTGAGGCGATTGAATTATTTGCAACAGAATCGGTTTTTTCTTTTTTTCACTGTATTCGGTTTTTTGTCAATGATGGTTGCAGGGTTTGCCATTTTTGCCAACAATATTAAAATTGGCGTCGTCAATACTGAAAAAATCCTCCGGGAATCGTCATTTGCGTTGCAAGCCCAAAAAAGAATAGAACAAGAATTTATTCCGCGCGATGACGAAATTAAAAAAATGATGGCGGAGGCAAGGATATTACAAGACAAATTAGAAAAAAACGGCGCTGTGATTGCGCATAATGAGCGCCAAAATATGGAAAGAGACTTAGCCAATCTGAGTCGAAAATATCAACGTGCACAAAAACAATTACGAGAAGATTTCAGTGCACGCCAAAACGAGGAATACAGTATTATTTTAGATCGTATCAACAATGTGATTAGTAAGATCGCGGAAGCGGAAAAATTTGATTTGATATTACAACTCCAAGATTCAGTTTATAGAAGCCAACGTATTGATATAACAGATAAGATTATTAAATTCCTTGATGATGAGACGATGCAGTGATAGTGTGTTTTATTATAGATAGAGCCTTGATAGCGATTATGGGATTATAGAAAACCAAATGGACAGCATGGATATTCATGAAATTTTAAGGTACTTGCCGCACCGTTATCCAATTTTACTCATTGATCGGGTACTATCTTATGAAGTTGGAAAAGATATTGTGGCGTTAAAAAATGTTTCGATTAACGAACCGTTTTTTTCAGGGCATTTTCCGCACTATCCGGTTATGCCAGGTGTTTTGATTGTTGAAGCACTGGCGCAAGCTGCGGCTGTGCTAACCTTGAAAACTGAGAATACAGTCAATAGGGACGACACTGTTTATTATTTTGTCGGTATTGACGGTGTGCGTTTTAAAAAACCGGTAACCGCTGGTGATCAATTAATCTTGAAAGTTGTAATAGAGCGACAAATCAAAGGATTGTGGAAATATTCTGCACGTGCTGAAGTGGATGGGCAATTAGTTACCGAAGCAACGCTGATGTGTACCGCTAAGAATGTGTGATATTCATTGAATATCGATTGCTATCTTTGGTAATCTATCGATAACATTCTTATTGAAATAGTTAATTTGAAAATGCAACATGCTGACCCCTGCAAAATAATTTGTGGTGTCGATGAAGCTGGAAGGGGACCGTTAGCCGGTCCGGTATATGCAGCCTGTGTAATTTTAGACAAAAATTATCACATTGCTGGATTGAATGATTCAAAAAAACTTAGTGCACTGAAGCGATCAATGCTTGCGACGACAATTAAGCAATATGCGAAAGCATGGGCAGTCGCGTCAGCTTCAGTTGATGAAATCGATCGAATGAATATTTTACAAGCCAGTTTATTAGCCATGAAACGTGCTGTGGAAGGTTTATCTTGCGTTCCAGATCAAGTATTGGTGTTGGTCGACGGAAAGCAATGCCCTGATGTGCCTTATCCAGTACAAGCTATTGTTCGAGGAGATTCCTTGATACCTGAAATTTCTGCTGCTTCTATTTTGGCCAAAACGGAGCGTGATATTGAAATGCTACGATTGCATAGTGATTATCCACACTATGGTTTTGATCGGCATAAAGGCTATCCAACTTCGAAACATTTGGCTGCGTTGCAGCAATACGGCCCAAGCGAGATACATCGTAAAAGCTTTGCGCCAGTAAGTTCATTAATATTTAATCATTAAAAAGGGATTTTCAGTATGCGTATTGAAAGAAATACAATTGTTTCTTTGAGTTATGAGTTGTCGGATGCTGATGGGAATGTTCTGGAAAAAACAGAAGCACCAATCAGTTATTTGCATGGTGGTTATGGCGGTATTTTTCCCTTAGTTGAGGAAGCTTTGCATGGGAAGGAAATAGGCTATCATTGTTCCATTGCAATGGAACCTGATGATACTTTTGGTGAATACGATAGCGAGCTTATTCGGGTCGAGCCGCGTAGCGCTTTTCCTGAGAATGTTTCCGTGGGAATGCATTTTGAAGGGGGGGCAGAGAATTCAGAGGATATGCTCGTCTACAAGGTGACGGATGTAACTGACGATACCGTTATCGTCGATGCTAACCATCCTTTTGCTGGCATGTCACTGAATTTTTCATGCACTATCACGGATGTCCGTTCTGCCACCGCAGAAGAGATTTCCCATCAGCATGCACATGGTGATGATCACCATCACGATCATGGCCATACACATTAAACCTTTGAAAAGCCTCTGTATTACTGCAGACATTATCTTTGTTAAATCTGGAATCACTTGAATGAGGTGTTCTGTGATCATGCTGGTAATTTACGTTCGATGCTAATACCTAATTCTTGTACACCTGGAATGATACTCAGTTTTGCAACGCTGACTTTAACCCAAGGTGAATGAAAGTCTTGCAAAATAGTAAGAGCGATATTTTCTGCAAGTGCTTCCAGTAAAGAAAAGTGCTTTTCTTTGATAAGAACGTTGATTCTTTCAACAACACAAGCATAATCCAGCGCATCTTCAATATGATCGGATTGACAAGCGAGACTGCTGGGTAGTGCGATTTCCAAGTCCAATCGAATGGTTTGCTGTACTTTGCGCTCCCATGGGTAAATTCCAATAAGAGCTTTAACCTTAAAATCGCGTAAAAAAATAATATCCATTATGAGTAAAGGCTTGTATGAGTGATCCGATTTTATTCTATTTTTCTCAAAGACTGCTAATGACATGCTGGTGATATTTGGTTTGCTTGCTTATCTAATGGGATCCGTTTCCTTTGCAGTAATATCCAGTTGGTTGTTTAAGTTGCCGGATCCCCGCACGTACGGTTCTAAAAATCCTGGTGCGACTAATGTTCTGCGTAGCGGAAAAAAATCTGCTGCAATCGTGACCCTGCTGGGGGATGCGGGGAAGGGCTGGTTAGCGGTTGCCTTAGCGGAGCATTATGCACCTATGTGGGGAGGGGGGCAGGAAGTTATTGCCGTAGTCGCGGTTATGGTTTTTTTAGGTCACATTTTTCCAGTATTTTTGCGTTTCCGGGGCGGTAAAGGAGTGGCGACAGCGGTCGGTGTGCTGTTAGGTTTGAATGTATGGGTTGGCTTGATGGCAATTGTTACTTGGTTACTAACAGCTGCAATTTGGCGCATTTCTTCCTTATCTGCATTGGTGGCTGCTATGCTCGCACCTATTTATATTTTTAGTCTTTCAGAATCCCGAGAGTATTGTATTGCGGTTTTAGTAATGTCGCTGATACTGATATGGAGGCATCAATCCAACATTATGAATCTACTCGAAGGTAAAGAGCAGCGCATCGGTGAGCGGAAATTACCCGAGTGATAAATTAACCAGAAGGTTTTGTATAAGATCTTTGGTAAATTTCCAACTTACTATTTCTAGATAGCCTATGTTAGAGTGGAAATTTACTATCAGTATAATTCGTTAAAACGGGGTTTATTTAATGGTTTTTTCATTAGATATCATTATTTATTTACTTGTATTTGTGGTCGGGTTTATTCTTGCGCAGAAATTTAAGAAATAGGGATAAACAAACGCAAGCGAAGGAAAATGAGGTGACGTAGCTTTTGGTATCAGTAAAGACTGTTTGTTCATACTAGGCTCTCAAAATACCTTTGATTGTGCATTGATTTCTTCATTTTGTTTCTTCCTGGCTTACTTCCTCCCTCAATTACTTTGTAAGCCATAGGATTGGGTGCTCGAGATTGCTATATAAGTGAACAAAGCTCGGTCTTAACGATTAGCAGTATCAGATCGTACTCTTTTGTGTATGTTCAGTTAATATATATTCGCAGAATGATGTAATAACGCTAATAAAAATCACGTACGAATTAATAAGGAATTCCTAGCTTGATAGACCATTTAAAATTTTTTTACTTGTCTGTATGGATTCTGATTATTACGATGTTATCTGGTTGTATGTCTCCGATCGCGCTGAATCGCGCTGTATTAGCGTATGACGACGCGGTAACTGATACGATCTCGCAGCAGTTGTTGATCAATATTGTTCGAGCGTATCATAGCCAACCCATTCACTTTACCGGTGTATCCAATATTGCTGCGACGTTTACTTTTAATGCCGCTGCTGGGGCTACTCCCGCTTTAGGGGGGCTGGCAGGTACTACACTGATGCCGGTTTTTGGTGGTAGCTTATCTGAGAGCCCAACCATTAGTATTGTTCCCATTGAAGGAGAAGATTTCACCAAGCGATTGTTAACACCATTTGCACAAAACAAACTGACTTTATTGTTGCGGCAGCGCTATGATGTTGATTTGTTGTTGCGTATGATGGCGCAAGAAGTGCGACTACTGCAACAGCATTCACAGTACGCTATTTATCGTAATACACCTTCAGATACCGATAATTTTAAGATATTTCGTCGCATAGTGTTGCATCTTTCTGCCATTCAAGATGCTAATGCATTGCATGTCGAGCCTTTGCCAATGATACATAACTGGATTATTCCAGCGAATGCAGTGACGGCAGAGGGATTTCATTCTTTACAAAAAGAGTATGACGTACAATATGACGCCGAAAAAAAGACCTACACTTTGAGTAAGCATACCCCGGGTCCTATTTTGATTACGAACTACGATCCCAGCACATTATCCAAACAAGAGCGGAAGGAATTACCTCAAATTGTTGAAGATTGGGATGTCAACGATATTGCCTTTGACATTCGTGCCGGATACTATGGTGGAGATTGGCCTATGAGAGGAATTTTCAGACTTAGAAGCTTTCATTCGATTTTGGGGTTTCTCGGTAAAGCATTAGGTCAGGCGCCTGGTTACTATGTTGACAAAGATCCTAGAACGCCACCAATACTGAACAACGAGAATCCTGATTTAACGATGGCATTGAGGGCTTCCAATACTTTGCCGGTCGATGCAGATATTTCCGTTCGCTGGAATAATCGTTACTACATGGTGGATACACAAAGCCGATATGCTCGATGGAACCGTGAAGCTTTTCAACTATTGTTTTTGTTGTTTCAAATGACGGTAACGGATATTCCGCGAGTAGGCGTTCCCTCCATTACTATCGCAAAATAATATGCGTGCGGTCTTTCTTGATTTTGGTTCAGTAAGTCGTGAAGATTTGGATTGTGCAGCTCTCAATCAAGTTATTTCACCGTGGCAATATTATTACGACTCTTCCGATCAAGAAATTGTACAAAGAATTTGCGATGCAGAGATTGTCGTCAGTAATAAAGCTTCTCTCGCGCGACCAGCAATTGAAGCAGCGGTACGCTTGAAATTAATTTGTGTGGCGGCGACTGGTTATAATAATGTGGATTTGGTAGCTGCAGCCGAGCATGGAATAGCGGTTTGCAATGTACGTGACTATGCCACGCCTTCTGTAGTACAACACGTTTTTCTATTGATGTTGAGCTTGGTTCGTCGTTTTATTGATTACCATGAATTGGTAAGCCGCGGTGGTTGGCAATCAAGTCAATTTTTTTGTCCTATGGATTTTCCTATTCAAGAGCTATCTGGAAAAACACTTGGAATTGTCGGCTATGGTGTCTTGGGTAAAGCGGTAGCGCAAGTGGCGCAAGCATTTGGCATGAATGTATTAATTGCGGAACACAAAGATAAAACACCACGTCTCGGCAGAGTTGCATTTGATGAGGTGATTGGTCGATCGGATTTTATTACATTGCATTGTCCGTTGTCACCGGATACGCAATATCTGATTGGTCAGCGTGAATTTGCACTGATGAAAGCTTCTGCATACTTGATTAATACAGCGCGAGGTGAATTGATTAATGAAATTGATTTATTGCAGTGTTTATCTTCCAAGCGTATTGCGGGTGCGGCTATTGATGTCATACAAGGAGAGCCGCCGAATCAGGATAGCTTGATTTTGCGACATCAACCCAATAATTTAATTATCACACCACATATCGCTTGGGCTAGTCAGGAATCCAGGCAACGATTGATCAATCAATTGGCGGATAATATTCGGAATTTCTTTCAACACAAGCCTTTCAGTCAAATTACCGATGCTCTTGGTAAGTCACATTAGAACCATTACAGGAATCAAACGATGCAACAGTGGATTTTTTTGTCAATTGCGATTATCAGTGAAGTAATTGCCACCTCGTGCTTGAAAGCTTCAGAAGGCTTCACGCGCTTCTGGCCTTCGGTTGTTGTCGTGATCGGTTATTTATTGGCTTTTTATTTGTTGTCGTTAACGCTTAAAACTATTCCGGTTGGCATTGCTTACGCGATTTGGTCGGGTGTTGGTATAGTGTTGATTGCAATAGTAGGTTGGTTGTTTCTTGGGCAGAAATTGGATGTGCCTGCCATCATAGGTTTAGCGTTTATTATAACTGGTGTTATGGTTATTAATATTTTTTCTCAGACAACTGCGCATTGATAAGGAGTTTCGAGAAATTCGCGATGAATTTAAATAAATGCTGTTTCGCTAGATATATGTTTGGGTATTACCTGCCATGAGTAAAGCTTTTACCAAAGAAAATGATGACGATGAAGAGATCGATAACGCGCCGAAGTTACCGCAAGGTGTAAAGAACTATATTACCCCATCGGGTCATCAGCAGTTGCTAGATGAATTTAATCAATTGTGGAAGCTAGAGCGGCCTGAATTGGTTAAAACGATTGCTTGGGCGGCTTCGAATGGTGATCGCTCTGAAAATGGTGACTACATTTATGGTAAAAAGCGTTTGCGTGAGATTGATCGTCGCCTGCGGTTTTTATCCAAGCGGTTGGATAATGCAGAAGTCGTAGATCCTGCAAAGCGCGGTAATTGTGACCAAGTATTTTTTGGCGCCACGGTGACTGTTAGTAATGCGGTTGGTGATGAACACACGTATAGTATTGTTGGTTTGGATGAGGCTGATCCTGGGAGTGGTCGCATCAGTTGGATTTCCCCCTTGGCTAAAGCGCTGCTGAAAGCACGGGAAGGCGACGTAGTGAAGCTACATACTCCAGTGGGTATTGAAGAATTGGAAGTGATAGAAATTTGTTATAAAGAGCTATAACGGATGAACTCTTACGCGATACCCGATAGGATTTCATTATTTTCTTACTATCATTGAAGATAGTCATGATGTTCGAGCAGCATAGTTGGCATCGGATCGCACCATTTGGCGCTTATGTGCTTTTTATGTTATTGGAAGATGCATTGCTAGTCCTCTTGGACTGGGATGCCAATGAAGTACGTTTATTATATGCTGTAAAAATAACCGTTGTTGCGTCGTTGCTGTGGTGGTTTCGAAGTACTTATCGTGAGCTGCAATGGCCTGCCGGAAGCACGATGCGTACATGGATCGTTGCTATTGCTGCGGGTATCACGGTGTTTATCGTTTGGATAAATCTTACTGCGGATTGGATGATGATGGGAGGGTCAGTCGGATTCGACCCACGTGAAAATGGTGAAATCGACTGGTCATTTGTTGCGATCCGATTAATAGGCGCAGTATTGGTGGTACCTGTGATGGAAGAATTGTTCTGGCGGTCTTTTTTAATGCGCTGGTTACATCGCCCGAATTTTCTTGCGGTGAATCCAAGCCAAGTAGGTATCAAAGCTTTCTTGATAACCGCTTCGCTTTTTGCGGTTGCGCACAACCTTTGGTTTGCCGGATTATTGGCCGGTGTTGTTTATAATCTGTTGTATATGCGCAGTGGCATCTTGTGGTCGCCCATCTTAGCGCATGCAATCACTAACGCTATTTTGGGTATTTGGATTATTGCAACAAATAATTGGGATTTCTGGTGATGAAGCTGAAGAATATATTTCATTAATTTATCAATATAATTAGTCCCTCCTGAGTAACTTCGATTTTCAAAAATAATTTAATAGTTTTCCTTATTGTGTTTTTGTACGTTTTCGGCTAGTGATTTACATTGACCCAAAAAGATATTCGATGTTAGAGTTCAGTCGATATGTCGATAGATATTGCGCAACAAGAGCAATCAGTCGAAAGCGTCTACTATGATAATAAGGGGAGAGATAATGAAGTATAAATCGATGTATAGGCGCTGGAGTGCGCTTGTGCAGGCTATTATGATTGGAGGGTTGTTGCTTGTTGGTATGACGGCTATACAAGCCAGTACAACCATGAGTACTCGGAGCAGCCAGCCTACGAGCGCTAGTAGCAATTTTATGAAGTTTTTGAGGGATAGTGGTATTAGTATTGGCGGATGGGTGAATGGTGGCGCTACTTTTAATCCCAGTCAAACCGATGGCTTTATGGGCCCAGTAACCTTTGCGGATCAAGCAAATAGAGTTCAGTTGAATCAATTCAATATTTTTATTGAGCGCGCGGTGAAAACTGAAGGAAAAGGTTGGGATTTTGGTTTCCGTACGGGCTTTATGTTTGGTACCGACGCCATTTTTACGCAAGCATACGGTAACCCTGCATTTGATGTCAATAATGGCAGACCATTGGGTGATCGTGGTCATTGGGATCTGGATATTTGTTGTAAGTCACTTCGTACCTATGGCATTGCTATTCCGCAAGCGTATGCAGAAATTTACGCACCAGTAGGAAATGGTATAAATGTTAAGGTCGGTCATTTCTTTACACCGATTGGTTATGAATCAGTTCCGGCACCGAATAATTTCTTCTACACCCATGCCTATACGATGCAATATGGCGAACCTTTCACGCATATGGGGGTATTAGCCAATTACACAGTTAACGCTAATTTTACGACTTTCGCGGGTGCAATAGGAGGTAGTGGAACGGGTGGATGGGACGGTAATTTTGATCGTGAATTGGGAAATTGGGGAGGAATTGGTGGCGTCACTTGGTTTAGTAATGATGCGAAAACTTCGCTCAATATCAGTGGTACCGGTAGCACCACATCGACACGCAACAGCAGCTTTTGGGGTATGTATAGTATAGTTTTTAGGCACATGATTACTGATAAAACGCATTTAATTGTGCAACATGATCATGGTTTTGCGGATAATGTGTTGCTAGCTAACTTGTATGAATCGGGCGTAAATAAGGATGCTGCTTGGTATGGTGTAAACACTCATTTGTATTATGACTTGTCAAGAGATCTTGCTATCGGTACTCGTTTTGAGTGGTTTAGAGATCGTGATGGCTTTCGTGTGTTTTCACCTGGGCGTGTAGCGGCAGCCACCAATCATTTGGGTCAAAGCTATGCATTAGGTGGATCTACTCAATTGGCTGCAAGCACCCCTGCTGATTATTATGCAGTGACCATTGGCGCGAACTGGAAGGCAGCTAAAACTTTAAATATGAATTGGAAAGGGTTGAGACAGCTAAATATTCGTCCGAACATTCGTTGGGATAGAGCGGATGGATTGCATGCGGCATATCGGCCTTTTGGTGGAAATAAAGATCAAATTATATTTTCTTTGGATGCGATGATTCCATTCTGATATAACGAATACGATCGCTATTACTGTTGAAATAATGAGAAGTGCATTTACAAGTGCATTTCTCATTATTTCTCCTGGAAATGTTCTTGAAATGCTTGCAATAGCGCATTCAAATCGTCGGGTAGAGGTGCCTCCCAGCATAGGGTTTCTCCATTTTCTGGATGAGAGAGTGTTATTTTTCGTGCGTGCAGTGCTTGTCTGGGAAAGTTAGTATTTAATCGTTGTAGAATGGAATCTTTCTTGATCAATTTTCTGCCATACACAGAATCACCAATGAGAGGATGCCCAATCGATTGCATATGAACACGAATTTGGTGTGTTCGACCGGTATCGAGACTGCATTCCAATACTGTGCAATCATCATACTTTTTGTGAATGCGATAAAAAGTTCGTGCAGGTTTGCCTTTTGAAGTTATCGCCATTTTAGTGCGTTGCGTAGGGTGTCGCCCAATTGGGGCGTCTACGATACCGTTTTGCGATACATTTCCAAGAACAATTGCCAGATAATCACGCTTTATCGTGCGCAGTTGTAATTGTCGCACCAAATGAATTTGTGCCTCAATAGTTTTTGCGACAACCAAGAGCCCGCTGGTATCTTTATCCAAACGGTGAACAATGCCTGCTCGGGGTACTTGCGATAATGGCGGTGCATGGTGTAACAAAGCATTTAGCAGTGTTCCTTGCCAATTACCGTTACCGGGGTGGCAGACAAGACCGGCAGGTTTGTTGACGATAATGAGCGCGTTATCTTCGTAAACGATGTTCAACCGAATATTTTCTGCCATATGGCTGGATTGCGTGTCCGGCTCGTCTTTGGGGAAAATTTGAATCGACTCACCCCCCCATACTTTTTGCTTTGCATTTACCGTTTGTTCGTTCAGAATAACGCGGTTCTCGGAGATCCAGCTTTGTAATCGACTACGGGAGTAGTCTGGCAGTAATTTCGCAAGCGCTTGATCTAGTCGCAATCCAATGAAGCTGGTTGGTATGATAAGCTGAATTACCGGTTGGCTTGGTTGCTTTACGTTATAATCAGCAGATGAGTTTTTGTTTTTTATGGAATTTGTCATGTTACGTAGTGTAGCGCTAATTTTGATGTTATGGTGGTTGTCCGCCTGTAACTTATTAACAGGTCGAGAAGTAGCTGAAAGCCAGGAAGATTGGTCGGCCAATAAATTCTATAGTGAAGCAAATCAAAAGCTCACAGAAGGAAATTTTTCCGGTGCAGTCAAGTTATATGAGACCTTGGAATCGCGCTATCCTTATGGACGTATTGCCCAACAAGCGCAGCTGGAAACCGCTTACGCACACTATAAAAATGATGAGCCGGCTTCGGCAATCGCGGCAGCAGATCGCTTTATTAAACTTCACCCTCACCACGCTAACGTTGACTATGCCTATTATATTAAAGGGCTAGCGAGTTTTAACGATAATTGGGGATTAATGGGTTTTTTGATGAAGGGTCCTTTCCAACAGGATATGAGTGAGCGTGACTCAAAAATGTCGAAAGAGTCATTTGAAAACTTCAAAGAATTGATTACCCGTTTTCCTGACAGTAAGTATGCAGCAGATTCTCGACTGCGTATGGCTTACCTGATCAATTCGATTGCCATGAATGACATTCATGCTGCGCGCTATTATATGAAACGAAAAGCCTATATTGCTGCAGCGAACCGGGCGCAAGATGTGGTTAAGGAATATCCCCCGACCCCAGCCACCGAAGAAGCGTTGTATATTATGATTAAAGCTTATGAAGTATTGGAAATGCAAGATTTACGCGATGACGCAGAGCGTGTGATGCGTATAAACTTTCCAGAAAGTCACTTTCTGAGAGAGCTACCGGAAGTTGGTGCATTGCCTTGGTGGGTGTTCTGGAGGTAACTAGGCCTCAAAGATTCGCTAAGTGCTTTTTAAATGTATCGCCAGCACATCGCATTGTGCATGATACAGAATATCTTTGGCAGTAGAGCCCATTAATACCGCTAATCCATGTCGGCTATGCGATCCAACGACGATTAAATCGATCTGTAATTTTACTGCCAGTTGTATGATTTCTTCTTGAGGGTTTCCCCAAACCATCCAACACTGGGATGGTGCAATACCTAGATGATTACCGATATGGCGTAGTTTGCTTTTTTCAGCTTCCAGCAATGCATCGTGGGTACTTTCATCCAATGAAATAACCGTTCCGTAGGGCGTATCCGGCATCGGAATGTTGTCCAATACGTGAATAATATGCAATTGTGCTTTTAATT encodes the following:
- a CDS encoding OmpH family outer membrane protein; amino-acid sequence: MRRLNYLQQNRFFLFFTVFGFLSMMVAGFAIFANNIKIGVVNTEKILRESSFALQAQKRIEQEFIPRDDEIKKMMAEARILQDKLEKNGAVIAHNERQNMERDLANLSRKYQRAQKQLREDFSARQNEEYSIILDRINNVISKIAEAEKFDLILQLQDSVYRSQRIDITDKIIKFLDDETMQ
- the fabZ gene encoding 3-hydroxyacyl-ACP dehydratase FabZ, which gives rise to MDSMDIHEILRYLPHRYPILLIDRVLSYEVGKDIVALKNVSINEPFFSGHFPHYPVMPGVLIVEALAQAAAVLTLKTENTVNRDDTVYYFVGIDGVRFKKPVTAGDQLILKVVIERQIKGLWKYSARAEVDGQLVTEATLMCTAKNV
- the rnhB gene encoding ribonuclease HII: MQHADPCKIICGVDEAGRGPLAGPVYAACVILDKNYHIAGLNDSKKLSALKRSMLATTIKQYAKAWAVASASVDEIDRMNILQASLLAMKRAVEGLSCVPDQVLVLVDGKQCPDVPYPVQAIVRGDSLIPEISAASILAKTERDIEMLRLHSDYPHYGFDRHKGYPTSKHLAALQQYGPSEIHRKSFAPVSSLIFNH
- a CDS encoding peptidylprolyl isomerase, encoding MRIERNTIVSLSYELSDADGNVLEKTEAPISYLHGGYGGIFPLVEEALHGKEIGYHCSIAMEPDDTFGEYDSELIRVEPRSAFPENVSVGMHFEGGAENSEDMLVYKVTDVTDDTVIVDANHPFAGMSLNFSCTITDVRSATAEEISHQHAHGDDHHHDHGHTH
- the folB gene encoding dihydroneopterin aldolase, whose protein sequence is MDIIFLRDFKVKALIGIYPWERKVQQTIRLDLEIALPSSLACQSDHIEDALDYACVVERINVLIKEKHFSLLEALAENIALTILQDFHSPWVKVSVAKLSIIPGVQELGISIERKLPA
- the plsY gene encoding glycerol-3-phosphate 1-O-acyltransferase PlsY; translation: MLVIFGLLAYLMGSVSFAVISSWLFKLPDPRTYGSKNPGATNVLRSGKKSAAIVTLLGDAGKGWLAVALAEHYAPMWGGGQEVIAVVAVMVFLGHIFPVFLRFRGGKGVATAVGVLLGLNVWVGLMAIVTWLLTAAIWRISSLSALVAAMLAPIYIFSLSESREYCIAVLVMSLILIWRHQSNIMNLLEGKEQRIGERKLPE
- a CDS encoding NAD(P)-dependent oxidoreductase — protein: MRAVFLDFGSVSREDLDCAALNQVISPWQYYYDSSDQEIVQRICDAEIVVSNKASLARPAIEAAVRLKLICVAATGYNNVDLVAAAEHGIAVCNVRDYATPSVVQHVFLLMLSLVRRFIDYHELVSRGGWQSSQFFCPMDFPIQELSGKTLGIVGYGVLGKAVAQVAQAFGMNVLIAEHKDKTPRLGRVAFDEVIGRSDFITLHCPLSPDTQYLIGQREFALMKASAYLINTARGELINEIDLLQCLSSKRIAGAAIDVIQGEPPNQDSLILRHQPNNLIITPHIAWASQESRQRLINQLADNIRNFFQHKPFSQITDALGKSH
- a CDS encoding SMR family transporter; translated protein: MQQWIFLSIAIISEVIATSCLKASEGFTRFWPSVVVVIGYLLAFYLLSLTLKTIPVGIAYAIWSGVGIVLIAIVGWLFLGQKLDVPAIIGLAFIITGVMVINIFSQTTAH
- the greB gene encoding transcription elongation factor GreB; this translates as MSKAFTKENDDDEEIDNAPKLPQGVKNYITPSGHQQLLDEFNQLWKLERPELVKTIAWAASNGDRSENGDYIYGKKRLREIDRRLRFLSKRLDNAEVVDPAKRGNCDQVFFGATVTVSNAVGDEHTYSIVGLDEADPGSGRISWISPLAKALLKAREGDVVKLHTPVGIEELEVIEICYKEL
- a CDS encoding CAAX prenyl protease-related protein, with protein sequence MMFEQHSWHRIAPFGAYVLFMLLEDALLVLLDWDANEVRLLYAVKITVVASLLWWFRSTYRELQWPAGSTMRTWIVAIAAGITVFIVWINLTADWMMMGGSVGFDPRENGEIDWSFVAIRLIGAVLVVPVMEELFWRSFLMRWLHRPNFLAVNPSQVGIKAFLITASLFAVAHNLWFAGLLAGVVYNLLYMRSGILWSPILAHAITNAILGIWIIATNNWDFW
- a CDS encoding porin, which translates into the protein MSTRSSQPTSASSNFMKFLRDSGISIGGWVNGGATFNPSQTDGFMGPVTFADQANRVQLNQFNIFIERAVKTEGKGWDFGFRTGFMFGTDAIFTQAYGNPAFDVNNGRPLGDRGHWDLDICCKSLRTYGIAIPQAYAEIYAPVGNGINVKVGHFFTPIGYESVPAPNNFFYTHAYTMQYGEPFTHMGVLANYTVNANFTTFAGAIGGSGTGGWDGNFDRELGNWGGIGGVTWFSNDAKTSLNISGTGSTTSTRNSSFWGMYSIVFRHMITDKTHLIVQHDHGFADNVLLANLYESGVNKDAAWYGVNTHLYYDLSRDLAIGTRFEWFRDRDGFRVFSPGRVAAATNHLGQSYALGGSTQLAASTPADYYAVTIGANWKAAKTLNMNWKGLRQLNIRPNIRWDRADGLHAAYRPFGGNKDQIIFSLDAMIPF
- the rluD gene encoding 23S rRNA pseudouridine(1911/1915/1917) synthase RluD; the encoded protein is MTNSIKNKNSSADYNVKQPSQPVIQLIIPTSFIGLRLDQALAKLLPDYSRSRLQSWISENRVILNEQTVNAKQKVWGGESIQIFPKDEPDTQSSHMAENIRLNIVYEDNALIIVNKPAGLVCHPGNGNWQGTLLNALLHHAPPLSQVPRAGIVHRLDKDTSGLLVVAKTIEAQIHLVRQLQLRTIKRDYLAIVLGNVSQNGIVDAPIGRHPTQRTKMAITSKGKPARTFYRIHKKYDDCTVLECSLDTGRTHQIRVHMQSIGHPLIGDSVYGRKLIKKDSILQRLNTNFPRQALHARKITLSHPENGETLCWEAPLPDDLNALLQAFQEHFQEK